One Bacteroidota bacterium genomic window carries:
- the accB gene encoding acetyl-CoA carboxylase biotin carboxyl carrier protein, giving the protein MELKEIQDLIKFVAKSGVSEVELESKGFKIVIKTGNGNDAYRGETTVIHAAAPVAAPIAMPVAAAPVVAASPSTPAPAASNESKYITIKSPMIGTFYRSAGPGKPVFVNVGDEIKPGKTTCIIEAMKLFNEIESEVSGKIVKVLVEDSSPVEYDQPLFLVDPS; this is encoded by the coding sequence ATGGAACTAAAAGAAATACAAGACCTTATTAAATTTGTTGCAAAGAGCGGTGTAAGTGAGGTGGAATTAGAAAGCAAAGGATTTAAAATTGTAATTAAAACTGGGAACGGAAATGATGCATACCGCGGAGAAACAACCGTAATTCATGCAGCAGCCCCAGTTGCGGCACCTATTGCAATGCCAGTTGCTGCAGCTCCCGTTGTTGCAGCATCACCTTCAACACCGGCACCAGCTGCCTCAAATGAATCTAAGTACATTACTATAAAATCTCCGATGATTGGAACATTTTACCGTTCTGCCGGTCCTGGAAAACCTGTATTTGTTAATGTTGGAGATGAAATAAAACCTGGTAAAACAACCTGTATAATTGAAGCAATGAAGTTATTTAACGAAATTGAGTCAGAAGTTTCAGGTAAAATAGTGAAAGTGTTGGTTGAAGACTCCTCTCCGGTTGAATACGACCAGCCGTTATTTTTGGTTGA
- a CDS encoding ketoacyl-ACP synthase III, giving the protein MKKTQAAITAVHGYVPEYRLTNKELEGMVETTEDWILSRTGIAERRILREPGKATSDMCVEAVNGLLKKRGIKADEIDLLICATVTADLIFPATAQIICDKIGAKNAWGYDLNAACSGFLYGLVTGSKFIETGTYKKVVIIGADKMSSIIDYKDRATCIIFGDGAGAVLLEPNEEGNGIFDSILRADGAGREFLHQKAGGSLKPPTYETIDAREHYVYQEGKTVFKFAVTNMAGVSAEIMERNNLKPSDIAWLVPHQANRRIIDATAERMGVGSEKVMMNIEKYGNTTAGTLPLCLWEYESRLKKGDNLILAAFGGGFTWGAVYLKWAY; this is encoded by the coding sequence GTGAAAAAAACACAAGCTGCAATAACTGCTGTTCATGGATATGTACCTGAATATCGGCTTACCAACAAAGAGTTGGAAGGCATGGTAGAAACAACAGAAGATTGGATATTAAGCCGAACAGGAATTGCTGAACGAAGAATTTTACGGGAGCCCGGCAAAGCAACATCCGATATGTGCGTTGAAGCTGTAAATGGCTTACTGAAAAAGCGGGGTATAAAAGCAGACGAAATAGATTTATTGATATGTGCTACCGTTACTGCCGATTTAATATTTCCGGCAACGGCTCAAATAATTTGTGATAAAATAGGAGCAAAGAACGCTTGGGGCTATGATTTAAATGCTGCCTGTTCAGGTTTTTTGTATGGATTGGTAACCGGTTCAAAATTTATTGAAACAGGCACTTATAAGAAAGTAGTTATTATTGGTGCAGATAAAATGTCGAGCATTATTGACTACAAAGACAGAGCTACTTGTATTATTTTTGGAGATGGCGCGGGTGCTGTTCTTTTAGAGCCAAACGAAGAAGGAAATGGCATTTTTGATTCCATCTTGCGTGCAGATGGAGCAGGACGTGAGTTTTTGCATCAAAAGGCTGGCGGATCTTTAAAGCCTCCAACTTATGAAACTATTGATGCACGTGAGCATTATGTATATCAGGAAGGCAAAACTGTTTTTAAATTCGCAGTTACTAATATGGCCGGAGTTTCTGCAGAAATAATGGAGCGAAACAATTTAAAACCTAGCGATATAGCTTGGTTGGTTCCGCATCAAGCAAACCGACGAATAATAGATGCCACAGCAGAACGAATGGGTGTAGGCAGTGAGAAGGTAATGATGAATATTGAAAAATACGGAAACACTACTGCCGGTACTTTACCCTTGTGCCTATGGGAATATGAAAGTCGATTAAAAAAGGGCGATAATTTAATATTAGCTGCTTTTGGAGGTGGATTTACATGGGGAGCAGTATACTTAAAATGGGCTTATTAA
- the plsX gene encoding phosphate acyltransferase PlsX produces the protein MKIGIDAMGGDFAPKAVISGAILAQQEFNSTSIRIVLVGDEKIIQQTIQEEGGNLGLFDIVHAPDVIGMGEHPTKALSHKPQSSIAVGFSLLKQGKIDSFASAGNTGSMLVGSMFSVKSIAGVIRPCITSVLPKEDGGVGLILDVGTNADCKPDVLYQFGMLGSILAKSVYKIENPKVGLLNIGEEAEKGNLVSQAAHALMKDSTHFNFIGNVEGRDLFSKSVDVIVCDGFTGNVVLKEAEAFYTLIKRRGRSDEFFDRFNYENYGGTPILGVNSNVLIGHGISNSVAIKNMLLLSKDVILAKLPEKIKEAFN, from the coding sequence ATGAAAATAGGTATTGATGCAATGGGTGGGGATTTTGCTCCTAAGGCAGTAATTTCAGGAGCTATTCTAGCACAACAGGAATTTAACTCTACTTCCATCCGAATTGTTTTGGTGGGAGATGAGAAAATAATACAACAAACCATTCAAGAAGAAGGCGGTAATTTGGGGCTATTTGACATTGTTCACGCTCCCGATGTTATTGGTATGGGCGAGCATCCAACCAAAGCGCTTTCACACAAACCACAATCAAGTATTGCAGTTGGTTTTTCACTTTTAAAGCAGGGCAAAATTGACTCCTTTGCAAGTGCAGGAAATACGGGTTCTATGCTGGTGGGAAGTATGTTTAGTGTGAAGTCAATTGCCGGAGTAATTCGCCCTTGTATTACTTCTGTTTTACCTAAGGAAGATGGAGGTGTTGGATTGATTTTGGATGTAGGTACAAATGCCGATTGTAAGCCTGATGTATTGTACCAGTTTGGAATGTTGGGAAGTATTTTAGCAAAAAGTGTTTACAAAATTGAAAACCCCAAAGTAGGTTTATTAAACATTGGTGAGGAAGCAGAAAAAGGAAATTTAGTAAGCCAAGCAGCTCATGCATTAATGAAAGATTCAACGCATTTTAATTTTATAGGAAATGTGGAAGGACGTGATTTATTTAGTAAATCGGTTGATGTAATTGTATGCGATGGATTTACCGGAAATGTGGTGTTAAAAGAAGCGGAAGCATTTTACACCCTCATCAAGCGAAGGGGAAGAAGCGATGAGTTTTTTGATCGGTTTAATTACGAAAATTATGGTGGAACCCCTATATTAGGTGTTAATTCAAATGTATTAATTGGTCATGGAATATCTAATTCAGTTGCAATTAAGAACATGCTGCTGCTAAGTAAGGATGTTATACTTGCCAAGTTACCCGAAAAGATTAAAGAAGCCTTTAATTAA
- the rpmF gene encoding 50S ribosomal protein L32 translates to MPHPKHKISKSRRDKRRTHDNAVPSTLFVDKSTGDVSLYHRVNTETGMYRGKKVMKGSKEA, encoded by the coding sequence ATGCCACATCCCAAACACAAAATATCGAAATCGCGCAGAGATAAAAGAAGAACTCATGACAATGCTGTTCCGAGCACATTATTTGTAGATAAGTCTACCGGTGATGTATCATTGTATCATCGCGTAAATACCGAAACAGGTATGTATCGTGGAAAAAAGGTAATGAAAGGCAGTAAAGAAGCATAA
- a CDS encoding DUF177 domain-containing protein encodes MGYLSQFKISFSGLSQGLHEYNYTIDDKFFEEAQFSGSDIKRAKINLNIDLVKQSGMLTLTFKFESQIQVSCDRCLNDNFIPVNGVQRLIVKFAEEREYEPKDDDEVLILSPSETELDIAQYVYEYINLLMPYQRIPCEIVNDFSLCNQEVIEKLTHYQSQGTPAKEDIDPRWEALKSISSKKKNK; translated from the coding sequence GTGGGGTATTTAAGTCAATTTAAGATTTCGTTTTCAGGATTAAGCCAGGGGCTGCACGAATACAATTACACAATTGACGATAAGTTCTTTGAAGAAGCACAGTTTAGCGGTTCAGATATTAAGAGAGCCAAGATTAATCTGAATATTGACTTAGTAAAGCAATCGGGTATGTTAACCCTTACCTTTAAGTTTGAAAGTCAAATTCAAGTTAGCTGCGATCGTTGTTTGAACGACAACTTTATCCCGGTAAACGGAGTGCAACGCTTGATAGTGAAATTTGCAGAGGAACGTGAATACGAGCCCAAAGACGATGATGAGGTTTTGATTTTATCGCCATCAGAAACGGAATTAGACATTGCGCAATATGTTTATGAGTACATTAATTTGCTTATGCCCTATCAACGAATACCATGTGAAATTGTAAATGATTTCAGTTTATGCAATCAAGAAGTAATTGAAAAACTAACGCATTATCAGTCACAAGGAACACCTGCCAAAGAGGATATTGATCCGCGATGGGAGGCTTTAAAAAGTATAAGTAGTAAAAAGAAAAATAAATAG
- a CDS encoding PKD domain-containing protein: MKSIFNYTKQHKIVRCCIAVFMLLLHVSINSNAATYYSTAGGTLNPNTLTFWKTARNGTGASPANFTSGDIFVVQGSGNGGSTPHLITTNTNWTISGASSKLQIENGARLTSTNQITLAANSTFQVDNGGTYVHNNTGTPSTSIYGGTESFGASSTVSINRWASNSTVITTGVTLPYGNLTINNSSFATNWNQSFSGAVNLCAGNFTMTTSGGGEFRFTATGTTTITISGNYSQAANTVNLSSGNNAAVTFNVGGDFTLSNGIFQVADNNNNINVVTVTGNTTISSTGTNGIMLSTGSGDANTLGTFQTTDFTANGTSSRMIDFGDQGTGHQFRIDGNFSKSGTGTFYTTSTALVGSFVFNKAGTQTFSYSGATSQYTSYIVNSGSTLQMLSLLTLGTATNPLSSFTVNNGGTLDMGATVITGANNTDPQFTLASGSKIITSNATGVQGSITNIGAADLSLSSGANYEFQGAATGVFTTTPTANTVNNLIINRASGVTLSQNMAVNGALDFQSGLVDPGAFNLTINAAGTISNASSTKYVTGKLLRVFSAIGSKNFPVGKGGNYRPLDFNYTALTGTSTVSVNQIESALTGTLPANTNLNNSRTWDISQTGGSAFTYKVTLDKNGDVVSGTVVMLKKESGTITSNAVTAPSFTTNTTDFTTLTGTNNFTLGSTCTVSANAGSDQTSSATCGLTTASLSANPLIFGTGAWSVVSGAGGSFVSSFNPTTNFSGTAGTAYNLQWTITNGNCSANDQVLVTFNQNPTASNAGPDQTNAATCGLTSVTLAANAPSVGTGQWSIVSGSGGSFTGGAGNPANSNSNTATFNGVTGNTYTLRWTISNSPCTSSTDDVDITFNANPTVANAGSDQTNIATCGLTSVTLAANTPTTGTGQWSIISGAGGSFTGGSGNPSNSSISNPTFSGVAGTAYVLRWTISNSPCTASTDDVNVTFNQNPTLANAGPDQTGAPTCGLTTVTLAANTPSIGTGSWSIVSGAGGSFSNAASETSDFSGVAGTAYVLRWTIDNAPCVSSTDDVAVTFNQDPTVSNAGPDQTGAATCGLTTVTMAANTATIGTGAWTIISGVGGSFANPASETSSFSGTAGVTYTLRWSISTICNTSTDDVVVTFNQDPTIADAGPDQDDITTCGLTTVTLAANTPSIGVGTWSIVSGAGGSFVSTSNPTTDFSGTAGVSYVLRWTIANAPCTDSQDDVTITFNEIPTTSVAGSNQSFCLGNVAVLAANTPTIGTGAWSVVSGPSLNLTQFTSTTSPTATFTPDGGLGTYVLEWTISNAPCNPSTSSLNIVVTAGPWIGNVSTDWTDPLNWCGGVPISTTDVVIDIGATFYPVITSGAQVANSITILGGSITINGGSLTGGDIVNDGTITVGAGGTLSMISNQITGTGTVIINGTLETSKATGLSGTASTTVSNTISSLLLGSASTIDYTSAGAQTITANNYANINNSGNGDRILSNTGVIGISSVFSPGSGDYTVTGSTVEFNGSAPQTIPALAPSSEYNNLEINNTAGVSMVADLNLIDALTLTDGAFTTTGFNFTLLSSATQTARIAPITGGSIVGDVTMQRFVPGGAAGWATIGMPVGGRTLADWDDDIITSGFNGSSTGAGTFVNIYTYDETVAGNADDVAAYIPANDITNSVDPKDGYYVFIADNATTVADKLLDVTGPPLTGTQNMNINYTNNTNVDEDGWNLINNPYCSDIDWTSGAWTKTNMDDAIYIYDADNNQYVGYVSGVSFNGGNEIVASSQAFLVHANASGAALVADESVKTTSSTDFYKTPVNTAVAGLMRLQLDGINGTYHDETIFRTESGASLNFDSHFDAYKLYSFDAAAPNISSMLNGVQYVVNSVNDLSSNLDLPVKVNVNTAGTYTINFVGLDYFRSMVNCFTFEDKLTNTTIDLGVDSAYTFVSGIDTVASYSRFIIHFGVEAIVPAISPSATTVSFPGSTAVTFTNTTTGASSYLWNFGDGSVIDSSTSPVHTFATTGVYTVSLTAMNEAGCSQTSTVQITVDDVTAVGSQALINDAVSIVKAAHGVNLNYSFRKSTKLTINLYSALGEKVMETKEVTLQNSGNYTLQNATFAKGIYTVELFYNNKQQTRKIEF; the protein is encoded by the coding sequence ATGAAATCAATCTTTAATTACACAAAGCAGCACAAAATAGTAAGATGCTGTATAGCAGTTTTTATGCTGTTACTGCATGTAAGCATTAATTCAAATGCTGCTACCTATTATTCAACTGCAGGAGGAACGTTAAATCCAAATACATTAACCTTTTGGAAAACTGCACGAAATGGAACCGGAGCATCACCTGCAAACTTTACTTCAGGGGATATTTTTGTAGTACAAGGTTCTGGTAATGGGGGATCTACTCCGCATCTAATAACAACCAATACAAATTGGACAATTTCAGGAGCCAGTTCAAAGCTTCAAATAGAAAATGGAGCTAGGTTAACTTCTACCAATCAAATCACATTAGCTGCAAATAGTACATTTCAAGTTGATAATGGTGGAACTTATGTGCATAATAACACAGGAACACCTTCCACTAGTATATATGGTGGAACTGAGAGTTTTGGAGCATCTTCAACAGTATCTATCAATAGATGGGCGAGTAATAGCACTGTAATAACAACAGGTGTAACCTTACCCTATGGTAATTTAACTATTAACAACTCCAGCTTTGCTACAAACTGGAATCAATCTTTTTCAGGCGCTGTAAACTTATGTGCAGGAAACTTTACTATGACAACTAGCGGTGGGGGTGAGTTCAGATTTACCGCTACAGGTACAACAACAATTACAATTTCAGGGAACTATTCTCAAGCAGCTAACACTGTTAATTTGTCATCTGGAAATAATGCTGCTGTTACTTTTAATGTTGGCGGAGATTTTACTTTAAGCAATGGGATATTTCAGGTGGCAGATAATAATAACAATATAAATGTTGTAACAGTAACTGGAAATACAACAATCAGCAGCACCGGGACAAATGGAATTATGTTATCAACTGGTTCTGGAGATGCAAATACACTTGGCACATTCCAAACTACGGATTTTACTGCAAATGGAACATCTTCGAGAATGATTGATTTTGGGGATCAAGGAACAGGTCATCAATTTCGAATAGATGGTAATTTTAGCAAAAGTGGAACCGGTACTTTTTACACTACTTCAACTGCACTTGTTGGAAGTTTTGTTTTTAATAAGGCAGGAACGCAAACGTTCAGTTATTCGGGTGCAACCTCTCAATATACCAGTTATATTGTAAATTCAGGTAGTACATTACAAATGTTAAGCTTACTAACCCTTGGCACAGCTACTAATCCCCTTAGTTCATTTACGGTTAATAATGGCGGCACTTTAGATATGGGTGCTACAGTAATTACCGGAGCGAACAACACAGATCCACAATTTACTCTTGCCTCAGGGTCCAAAATTATTACATCAAATGCTACTGGGGTTCAAGGAAGTATAACAAATATAGGAGCAGCCGACCTATCACTAAGCAGTGGTGCAAATTATGAATTTCAAGGTGCAGCAACCGGAGTGTTTACGACAACCCCCACTGCGAATACTGTTAATAACCTAATAATTAATCGTGCTTCAGGAGTTACACTGTCTCAAAATATGGCAGTTAATGGAGCGTTGGATTTTCAAAGCGGTTTAGTTGATCCGGGTGCTTTTAACCTTACTATCAATGCTGCAGGAACTATTAGCAATGCAAGTTCTACTAAGTATGTTACAGGAAAACTTTTACGCGTATTCAGCGCAATAGGCAGCAAAAACTTTCCTGTTGGTAAAGGCGGAAATTACCGTCCACTTGATTTTAACTACACCGCTTTAACAGGCACAAGTACAGTGAGCGTAAACCAAATTGAAAGTGCATTAACCGGGACTTTGCCAGCTAATACCAATTTAAATAATTCCAGAACTTGGGATATCAGCCAAACAGGAGGCAGTGCCTTTACTTATAAAGTAACGCTTGATAAAAATGGTGACGTTGTTAGCGGAACAGTGGTGATGTTGAAAAAGGAATCAGGAACGATTACTTCCAATGCAGTAACTGCGCCTAGTTTCACCACCAATACTACTGATTTTACAACGCTCACTGGAACAAATAATTTTACATTAGGAAGCACTTGTACCGTGAGTGCAAATGCCGGTTCCGATCAAACTAGTAGTGCAACATGTGGATTAACAACGGCTTCTCTTTCTGCTAATCCTCTAATTTTTGGCACCGGAGCCTGGTCAGTTGTGTCAGGTGCAGGAGGTTCCTTTGTGAGTAGCTTTAATCCTACTACCAACTTTAGCGGAACTGCAGGAACAGCTTATAATTTACAATGGACCATTACGAATGGTAATTGTTCAGCTAATGACCAAGTGCTGGTAACATTCAATCAAAATCCAACAGCATCAAATGCTGGACCTGATCAAACCAACGCTGCAACTTGTGGATTAACATCAGTTACTTTGGCAGCAAACGCTCCAAGTGTAGGTACCGGACAATGGAGTATAGTTAGTGGTTCAGGCGGATCATTTACCGGTGGCGCTGGAAACCCTGCTAATTCAAATAGTAATACGGCTACCTTTAATGGGGTAACCGGAAATACTTATACACTTAGATGGACCATTTCTAATAGTCCTTGTACATCTAGTACAGATGATGTAGACATAACATTTAATGCTAATCCTACAGTTGCCAATGCAGGCTCTGATCAAACAAATATTGCGACCTGTGGATTAACCTCAGTGACCCTCGCTGCCAATACACCTACTACAGGAACTGGACAATGGAGTATAATTAGTGGAGCAGGGGGTTCATTTACCGGAGGTTCAGGAAATCCATCCAATTCATCAATCTCTAATCCAACTTTTAGTGGGGTAGCTGGTACAGCTTATGTGCTGCGTTGGACTATTTCCAATTCTCCTTGTACTGCAAGTACTGATGATGTTAATGTAACCTTTAACCAAAATCCTACACTTGCCAATGCCGGACCGGATCAAACTGGTGCCCCAACATGTGGATTGACAACAGTTACGTTGGCTGCTAACACACCAAGTATTGGTACTGGAAGTTGGTCAATAGTAAGTGGAGCAGGTGGTTCATTTTCAAATGCAGCTAGCGAAACCTCTGATTTTAGCGGTGTTGCAGGAACAGCTTATGTGTTGCGCTGGACAATCGATAATGCTCCTTGTGTATCAAGTACAGATGACGTTGCTGTAACCTTTAATCAAGATCCAACTGTTTCGAATGCAGGACCTGATCAAACGGGTGCTGCTACTTGTGGTCTTACTACCGTTACAATGGCAGCAAATACTGCTACAATTGGGACCGGTGCTTGGACAATAATTAGTGGAGTAGGAGGTTCATTTGCAAATCCTGCGAGTGAAACAAGTAGTTTTAGTGGAACTGCAGGAGTAACGTATACACTCAGATGGAGTATTTCAACTATTTGTAATACTAGTACAGATGATGTGGTTGTGACATTTAATCAAGATCCAACTATAGCTGATGCCGGACCTGACCAAGATGATATTACAACTTGTGGATTAACAACAGTTACGTTAGCTGCAAACACACCAAGCATTGGCGTTGGAACCTGGTCTATTGTAAGTGGTGCAGGAGGTTCATTTGTTTCCACTTCTAACCCAACTACTGACTTTAGTGGAACAGCCGGTGTAAGCTATGTGCTTCGCTGGACTATCGCAAACGCACCTTGCACCGATAGTCAGGATGATGTAACAATTACCTTTAACGAAATACCAACAACCTCTGTTGCCGGATCCAACCAAAGTTTTTGTCTTGGGAATGTTGCTGTATTAGCTGCGAATACTCCTACAATTGGCACAGGAGCATGGTCAGTTGTTAGTGGACCAAGTTTGAATCTAACTCAATTTACCAGTACTACTAGTCCAACAGCTACTTTTACACCGGATGGTGGTTTAGGAACATATGTGTTAGAATGGACAATTAGCAATGCGCCATGCAACCCTTCAACTTCAAGTTTAAATATAGTGGTGACTGCCGGACCATGGATTGGCAATGTTAGTACTGACTGGACTGATCCGTTAAACTGGTGTGGTGGTGTACCAATTTCAACTACTGATGTTGTTATAGATATTGGGGCAACTTTTTATCCGGTTATTACAAGCGGAGCTCAAGTAGCGAATTCAATAACTATACTTGGAGGAAGCATTACAATTAACGGAGGTAGTTTGACTGGGGGAGATATTGTAAATGATGGAACTATAACTGTTGGGGCAGGAGGAACGCTTTCAATGATTTCAAATCAAATTACAGGAACAGGAACAGTGATTATTAATGGAACTTTGGAAACTAGCAAAGCAACCGGATTATCCGGCACAGCTAGCACAACTGTAAGTAATACTATTAGTAGTTTATTGTTGGGTTCTGCCTCTACCATTGATTATACATCAGCAGGTGCACAAACAATTACTGCAAATAATTATGCGAATATCAACAATAGTGGAAATGGCGATCGAATTTTGTCAAATACAGGAGTAATTGGAATTTCTTCAGTTTTCAGTCCAGGTTCGGGTGACTATACAGTAACTGGAAGCACAGTTGAATTTAATGGTTCAGCTCCACAAACTATTCCTGCATTAGCTCCTTCTTCAGAATACAATAATTTAGAGATTAATAATACTGCCGGAGTTAGCATGGTTGCTGATTTAAACTTAATAGATGCGCTTACTTTAACAGATGGAGCCTTTACCACAACAGGTTTTAATTTTACGTTATTATCAAGCGCAACACAAACCGCCCGAATTGCTCCAATTACAGGAGGAAGTATTGTTGGTGATGTAACGATGCAACGATTTGTACCCGGAGGAGCAGCAGGTTGGGCAACTATTGGTATGCCTGTAGGAGGAAGAACTTTGGCTGACTGGGATGATGATATTATTACTTCAGGATTTAATGGCTCATCTACTGGCGCAGGGACGTTTGTAAATATTTATACCTACGATGAAACGGTTGCAGGTAATGCAGATGACGTAGCGGCTTATATCCCGGCAAACGATATTACCAATAGCGTGGACCCTAAAGATGGATACTACGTATTTATTGCAGATAATGCTACTACCGTAGCTGACAAACTGCTGGATGTTACCGGACCACCATTAACAGGTACACAAAATATGAATATTAACTATACTAACAACACCAATGTTGATGAGGACGGTTGGAATTTAATTAATAATCCATATTGTTCTGACATTGACTGGACTTCTGGTGCTTGGACCAAAACAAATATGGATGATGCCATTTATATTTACGATGCTGACAACAATCAATATGTTGGATATGTTTCAGGAGTAAGTTTTAATGGAGGGAATGAAATTGTTGCATCCTCTCAAGCCTTTTTGGTGCATGCTAATGCTTCCGGTGCTGCATTGGTTGCAGACGAATCGGTGAAAACTACCAGCAGTACAGATTTTTACAAAACACCAGTGAATACAGCTGTTGCAGGGTTGATGCGTTTGCAATTAGATGGAATAAATGGAACCTACCACGATGAAACGATATTTAGGACAGAGAGCGGGGCTAGTTTAAATTTTGATTCACACTTTGATGCCTATAAGCTTTATAGTTTTGATGCAGCAGCTCCGAATATAAGCAGCATGCTAAATGGTGTACAATACGTTGTTAATTCGGTAAATGATTTATCTAGTAATTTGGATTTACCTGTTAAAGTAAATGTTAATACAGCGGGTACTTATACGATAAATTTTGTTGGTTTAGATTATTTCAGATCAATGGTGAATTGCTTTACGTTTGAAGACAAATTAACCAATACAACCATTGATTTAGGTGTTGATAGTGCTTATACTTTTGTTTCAGGAATTGATACAGTAGCAAGTTACAGCAGATTTATAATTCATTTTGGTGTAGAAGCCATTGTTCCTGCAATTAGTCCAAGTGCTACCACAGTTAGTTTCCCTGGAAGTACTGCTGTTACTTTTACTAATACTACTACCGGTGCTTCAAGTTATCTATGGAATTTTGGGGATGGATCGGTTATAGACAGTAGCACAAGTCCTGTTCACACTTTCGCAACCACTGGAGTTTACACAGTTAGTTTAACTGCCATGAATGAAGCAGGTTGTTCACAAACCAGTACTGTACAGATTACTGTTGACGATGTTACAGCTGTTGGGTCGCAAGCATTGATTAATGATGCAGTATCTATTGTGAAGGCTGCACATGGTGTGAACCTTAACTATAGCTTCAGAAAATCTACCAAACTCACAATTAACCTATATTCAGCTTTAGGCGAAAAGGTAATGGAAACTAAAGAAGTTACTTTACAAAATAGCGGAAACTACACCTTACAAAACGCAACTTTTGCAAAAGGAATATATACAGTTGAGCTATTTTACAACAACAAGCAGCAAACACGAAAAATTGAGTTTTAA